The stretch of DNA ttttttatgtatataatcttGAGAGGAATGAGTGCCACTTGTGAGCTTTTTAAAGTATGAATTTGAGGAAACCTTagtttattatacaaaaaaaaaatatacactaagATAATGTTAgttgaatacaaaaaattatagaatttacaAACTTATAAGAGATTTGAGATATGAGGGTTATTGAGATGTGTGTCTTTCTTTTTATAGGAAAATTTGGAGTTAGAAGCATATCATAAATTGATTATTTCATTGGGTAGTTTTACTTATATTAATTTACATCTATAAGAAGTTACATAAGCTATATGAGAGTGACAAAatgcaatatattttaatatttatcatgTTTCTAATTGTTATTAGTCATTCATTACAATGCTAATAATATTATGTTTGTACCTTAAAGATggatataattattaatatgagagttacaaaagatgtgatagaatattaaatttactaaaatatgtaagaagtttcaccaaaaatacatttattagttgtttggagtattaattatttttggttaatataactataaatatatgataggaaTTTCAacctaatcaaattaatatgagacttacaaaatatgtgataaactatgaagtttaataaaatatgtgagaaggttcataaataaatacattttttttaaatataaatagttaCTATGACTAATAATATATGATtggaatttctttttttttctatcatttttttttcctaataatatatgataggaatttcaagcaaaacaaataataattatatagatatattcatttctttctttaaaagaCATATACTTTAGTTATTTCTCTCTAAATATTtgtaatcaaatatatatatatatatatacatatatatttaaatatactttagtttattttagttAGAGTCAAATTGAAAAAATGTAATACTCATATCATGTTAATTCTTTCTATTAAagttaagaaacaaaagagaaaatcattattttggaCAATATGATACACtaattaaagaataaattgaacatcttttaatgtataatatcaaattatatttttttttcttagatataaatataaataatataatttttgtcatataaagtcaattgaaaaaaatataatacaaatattaaagagaaaataacacATGTCATAAGAAGAAAATGCCAAATGGCAACTTTTTAGAGCTTGTAAAAAAAGaaccttattttattatataagattcatagaataaattgaacatcttttaatgtataatatcaaattatatatttttttcttagatataaatataaataatataatttttgtcatataaagtcaattgaaaaaaatataatacaaatattaaagagaaaataatacatGTCATAAGAAGAGAATGCCAAATGGCAACTTTTTAGAGTTTGTAAAAAAAGaaccttattttattatataagattcataGATAAATATTAAGTCCAcacattaatataattaaaataaacaaaagataattataaaaccaatttgatcttgactatatatatattttaaagttaacCAGTCAATATATTGAttacattttccttttgttttcgtGATGGTAGGTTACTATTCATAGTGTAAaaataaatcctttttttttctttctggtcaAAGTAATAActgtatttatatttcttttattataaatagttttttttatggacAAACCATTTTCattcttgaagaaacaaaaccaaaacaaaatgtcTTCACTAATTATtgtagttttggttttgaatctcttacatattttgttCTCAACAGTCTCAGTTCGTTCTGATCAAAGTGTGTTGCCTATCAGATCCTTCAAGGTTAGCGTTGATATTTTTAGAACTTGAGACACATGTCTCTTTTATTATGTTAATCTATTTAACTACTTCAATatcatattcttcttcattttttaagAATTATGTATTGAGTTCAAAATCAcctcatgtcttttttttttcttcttttcgtaGATAGGGGAAAATGCTACATACGATTGCGTAGATATTAATAACCAACCAGGACTTGGTCATCGTTTGCTCCAAAACCATACAATCCAGGTACATTGACATTTCAAATATCCGTCTTCTACAtgattttgaaattacttttatAAAATGCGCTGACATACAAgttattttttgaaaagatgAAACCATCAATTTCAAGACATGAATTAAGGAATCACATTGATAACAACAAATCATATTCGAGTGAAATAGGGTGTCCAGATGGAACCGTTCCTATATTGAGAATCTCAAATGAATACAATACCAAGGCACAACTTTTCGGCGAGAAGTATTTCCATCCGCTAACTGTCAAAAATCCTGGAACACATGTAAACATTTAATTCTCTCCATATACATTAaatctaattatgttttatatatatcttaattattaatcaatataCATGTCGATATAACTGGCTCTTAGTAGTTTGTTGGAGTATGGTCAAGTAGTGGTCCATATCGTGGTGTAGAAGCTTCGTATAATGGATATACGCTATACATCGAAAAAGATCAGGTTTCATATAGTGTAATATCTATGGGTAGTCGGTTGAATAACCAAGTCAATTCTATTCAAGCGGGTTATATTGTAAGTTCTACATTTTAGTggttttctttgtaaaattcgcatataaatatttgttagtaggtgcacaaaaaaatatatttgttagtaTTAAAGTATTCAAATTCGTTTTGATAGATAAATCCAAGTTTCTTTGGCACCAGACAACTTTGGACATATGGATATTTTAAGGTGTGTGCATGTGAACATTTTTAAGTTTAGTTTTACGTTAAATTATCTATACTTAATCCTTAAATTAAATAACATGTGTATATTAAACACGATTTCAATAGGGTAAAGATGGAAAAGGATGTTACAATACAGCATGTGATGGGTTTATTCAGGTATCAAGGAAAATTCCCATAGTCCAACCCATAAACATAAACCCAGGAGACTCTGTTTGGTCGCGTTGGTCTATCCATCAGGTATTTCTacggattatatatatatatatttttttatgaaatttttatgaatttagaaattaattatatatgaatcataTTAGTGATCgacatatatttaattatataataaaagttttttaagaagTAATTTAGTAGCACAtattcttttcgtttttttaaatgtgtttgttttatcttttgatgTATGGAAAATGATAAAGCAACAGGAAATTGGTGGCTTACACAACTGACAAAAAATGCACCCAACGTAGATATTGGATATTGGCCAAAAGAACTATTTAACATTTTGAATGACGGTGCTAATATAGTTAGTGTTGGAGGTGTAGTTCATGCTTACCTTACTGGTTCAAGTCCCCCGATGGGTAATGGTAATTTTCCGGTTGGAAGCCATAAAAATTCAGCAATGTTTACAAATATTGAAGTTCTGGATTCCAAATATAGGAGTCATaaaatgaattattttcctACGAAGATTTTTGTTGATAGTCCAAAATGCTATGACATAAAAATTGGTAATGTGAAATCATTTCATAGTAAACGACTCGGTTTCTTTTTCAATTATGGTGGTCCGGGAGGAAAATTTTGTGGAGTTTGATATTTTACATTGTAATCTTTAGACTAACAATGGGAAATTACCtataataatacataaaagttacctaattactataataatatGTTTGAAAGCATTCTTACTAAAACAATACATAAAAGTTTGAACATTACTTATAATCAATCATTCTCTGTTTATTTACAGTATGTGTCATTGgcaattataattaaaaagttaattgaTATGATAACCCAAACTTTAATTACTAACTTAAGTTCGAGAGAATCTCATAATCCATGAATCGTTTCGGTTTTGAAATTCCACTATGGTGATGGTAACTACAGTGACTTCTTAGATCCACGTAATGGGGTACAGATAAGTAACGACGCAATTATGGACGATAATTTTTCTGATAAGGAAGGTTACGACTACGACTTTGAGTATGTTAGGTCTGACATGTGTGGGGAAGATATTGTGTAGTCGTTGGATAGTTGAATGTTCAGAGTacacaatttaatttatatacccTCATCCGCTCCAtcttttttgttattggttGTACAGTTGAAACACTTTGCGTATATTGTATCCTTACGTAAACCACAAAACAATTACCATTACATTTATTTGTACCCTAATAGTTTTTGTCAACACAAGGGCTTAAATATCGCTTTTCGTGTGCACACATTGGTGTACgattacattttcattttctctttttataccCTAACATTTACTAAAATGTAATTCCATGCTGCTTTTGCAATGTACTATTATTGTGCTACAGTTGAAGTAAATAACATAACATCATCGATAGTTTGTACCAAGTATTATTGGATAACTTGATTGACAAGTCGTAGTTTAAATTATGACACACAAAATGTTACTACAAACTTTTATAATGGGTATTAAATATGACTAAATGGCGAGGGTGATGATTATAACAGATACCAAGATCAGGCATGCTAAGAAGATAAGACAAACATGATGTACAACTTCCTCTTACGGCTTTCTTCACTCCAGTTCTTGAAACCAGCCTTGCTCTCTAACTTTGCATCTGAAACAACTTTCAGGTGCTTATAGAAGTCAACTTCAGTCTTCAGTTTTTAGATATGGTCCCTTGCGTTAATCAAGACAAGTTTTTGCCAACTGGTAGGTGGTTTGTTGTTTATGACTGCATACTTGTAAAAAGTTCGACCAGGATTTACGTCAGTCCATGATTTCATTACAGTAGGAAAATCACCGCAATCACAAAGTGGGGAAGTTATCAGAGGCATGTatacaaaacttaaaatatgggtTATTCTCAGAGACTTAGAATTATAGGATGtgtatttggttttgattttccaCCTACAATTTAATTGTCCCGATTTAGATCTCGTAATTTACTAATGCCATCTATGTGTTGCCCTCGTGGTCATGTATTTCAATtgcattttaaaacaaattagacAATATATTGGTGGTAATTGCGTTCAGCTGCTGGTAACCGACGACATGACACTAGTAGGGCATCTGATATGATTACTCATACTTGTCATATTATGCTTGGATATGATGTATatgtcattattattttgttgattaaCTGTTAGATTAGGCAACTAAACAGTATTCAATTTTGTAAGTCTCGTTACATATTCCGATTTCAGTAGAAGTTTAATATATAGTTCCTTCACAACATGTTGCATTCTAATTCTTTGTAACACAATTTTTTAGGTCGTGCATTTCGTAAGACAACTACCCAAACTCACCTTGTTAAAATATACAATGCCCACAACCTATGCCTACGAAGATCCCTGAACTCCCTGATGATATCTTGAGTGATTTTTTTATGTGTTGCAAAAGATCAGTGGTAGTTATTAGGTCCAATATTGAAAGCTGGGCACATGGGTGGAAATATGGTGTATAGAGATGATGTCCTCAAGACTGCACACATCCACTCCCTCTGTTATTACCCAGACGATTACAACACATTCACACATCCAACAACCAAAGTTGTTTAGGAGGGCTGGTACCGTCATTTCTTTGAGAGGTGTCTCCAAGCTGGAAATAAGACAATCATGTTTTGCGAAGTCTTACGGATCGTTTTTCAAGAAGGACACACCCACATAGGTCTAGGTTTAATTAAATGCAATGTACCCAACACGTCTCTTGCCACCTTGTTGTGGTATTCTATACATGTTAACTGGCAAAGAGGAAACCGCTGCAAACTACCTTAAAGTTTTTTTATGACATGCATCAGCCGTTGTTCACTCCTAGTGTACGGCCTTATGGCGAGCATTTGGTCAACACATTGTGTACTTTCCAATACATAGTTACTGTTATTACGACAATTATCGTTATCCTACAAAATCAAGAGTAATTGCTTGGCCCGCGTGTGCCTTGACTGCAAGCTTGGTTATGGAGTTTATGAAAAGTTGAAAACCTGTGTGATCAATGTTATTTATGGTGGCTCCTGCGGTGAGTTTGTTGTATTCTGTGATAATGTTCTGTTGGGTGTCGTCGTCTTTAAGTACCGTTGCATTTGGGTCCTATTATGTCCTAGCCTAAAATTATTGATGTAGAATGTTATTGTTACCACCGTCCTTATTACTTTCATCTATACTCCACCGCACTTAGCATTTAAGTTACGAGTTTGACGTTTTAATGCCATACACCTCTACGTCCGACTATGTATTTGGGTGACTATGTTGTAATATATAGTAACCATGTTAAATGGTTTCATGTAGTAGGATTATTATGTTGTTACCATGTGTAGTAAATTCTATGTTTGaatttactttgtttatatatcctaatatgaaaactagTGCTTTTGGTAGTTTAAATAGGCACTAAAAAGAAATTTACTATGAAAACATTTAATAAGTGTCGTAAATGAAAGTTTTCGTTCATCTCCCCAACCAACTACAATATTTTATCACCATTTATTGAGTACTTGTGTTGTTTCTGCGTACTCAAACCTCACaccaaatacataaatatttatacatcTACTTCAAAATGTCCGATGGAATTGAAAGAGTACTTGATCTACGTGAtgatatattgttaaaattatcAGGCTTGTCGCAGTTGATGGTTTGTCATTCCTTGGTCAAATATTGAAGGCTGGCCAAGTCACAGCCGTCTACAGGCCTGAAATTCTATTCTAAAGGATGCTGATATCTAAAACATCTGTTGTCATCCTTCATGGTTCCAAACATCCCATAACCCAAATGGTGGACTCCAAAAGGTTCACAGGCGTTTTTTCCAAAGATGCTTAGAAGCTGGGAACAAAACAGCAATCTACTATGAAGGCCTCCGGGTTGTTGCCGAGGATAGAGATATTAAACATGGTATTGCACTTCTAAGTTGTAACGTTCCCGCAGAAGTTGATGCGACACTTGCATGTGGGATTCTATCTATGTTAGATGAGAATGAGGAGATGGCGATTCGTTATCTTCACCAGTTTGATGCACATCACTATCCATTGCAATCAGAGGGTTTAAGGCTTATCGCCGAAGATGTGTTCCAAGAGTTATCTACATATATTATAGCgcttaaaaacaaatataccGATTCACTTGCGTATCCTTCAAGTCCATTGATCCCTTCCTCGAATTGTGCTCTTCTCTGTTTTATGGAGGTCGGTTGCTATTATGAATTCTATCGAGACTATGACATCTACGTGAAGATAAGTACAACATTTTCGCCTTACGTTCAATTAAAGGTAAAACGAACAAGttgtaaaaattacaaacaagaTTGATTAGACTAAAGTAAATGAAATATACTTCTTTTGATATGGAACATATTTGAACCAATAAACCCTATTAAtgaattttttgtcaaaattataTCTCTCTCAGCGGCATGTGTTACATATACAAAATCTTATGTGGATATATACATAACTTCTTGTTTTGGTGgagttattaaattataaacctACCAAGTCTTTGAACATTTTAAAAGCATACATAACAACATGATGAAGAAGTATTCATGATAACATTCACTCTTCACGTTAACACAATGATTTAATGTAGacaaaatctattaattaaCAGAAGTACACACGTCatattcaaacttataaatttaacGAAACAGACGCCATATAgcatatacataaataatttatGTCATAGGGAGAGTGATAACATCCtaaaaaaagtgagagagaagaaagaaatacaaaataGGAGGCTTCTTTTCAAAGAAATAATGTAAGTTAAACGTCCAACATATACTACACTTCCTCGTTCTTCTCACGCTGGTTGATGTAGTCTAACCTGATCTTGAAATCATGAATCTCTTGAAATAGAGGGTCAAAATACACCCTCGATACAACATGTTAACTCAAAATCTCTACTCTTTGACCTAATATGAAATGAGGCAAACCAACTTTAGTATTTGTAAGTATTTGTAATGATTTCAAGTGTAATGAAAATGTATTAATAACTGAAATGTGTTATAACCTCTGTCCTTAAACTTAACCCTCCAAAAATGCAAGACTGCAACAACTGGGCCACCAATGATTGTCAAAGAAACCAAATGCTTCATTATAGGTAACATAGTGCAACTGATGACTCCTTAAAACGGTAACTTAAATATCTAGCCGTTAGAAGACATTAAATTTCATGGATTCGCAATAATCTAATACATGGagaaaattgaataaaatgtcTCACTCTAGGTTCCTTAATGAAAACCGGACTATCCGGGTCTTTTTGTTATAATGAACAGCAGCTGGATAATCAACATGTAACGTTGGTTCCATGCGGACTACTTCCCCCATCGTATCTAACATTTCAATAGATTACAATTAGCGACATCGATGATTAATATTATggaaatataacaatttatacaCGTTACCTAAACATCAGATCTTGGTGAAAGAAGACCATCCATTATAAATCTTGTATTATAAATCTTGTCGAAGGTTTGGTAGTCTATCAAGTTATTGTTCGACAAGATATCAATGTTTTCAACTATTGTATCTGCAGTAAATTTGATCAGGTAGTTTATATCCACAACCTTCACACCAGATGTGTCGACTTCAACCTCGAAATTCGAAATGGTTTTCCGCTCATCCTCCTCGATCCCTCTACGTACATAGAACTGGTGCACAAGGTTGTCACTTATTGTTGCCTGCATCTTGTCACCCTACCGATCATGGAAATAAACTGTCATTTTGATTAAAACCATGATAACAAGTAACTATTGAGAGACAATGAATAAGAAAGTTACTTAAAAATACGTCGCAAACAACCAGTTCAACAGTTGAGACGTCGCGATCTCGCTTGTTCCATTTCCTAATGATTTTAACATAAACCTTTTTCCGAAATGAATATGAAATCAGTAAGATTGTGTATTTTATAAGCGGCTAATGGTGACCATTCGGTGTACCCTacatttcttttcaaaacagcgTAATTGTTAGTGGTTGTAACTCTCCCATTGAAGTAGATACATCTCATCTAATAAATGATTataaatgtgaaaatataaattacgaATTTCACTAAACTATAGTCAGGCCTGACCTAGGATAAAAGGTGGCCCAGACTAATATCGCCCAAATAAGGGCCATGGAAAATAATGTCACCCTCATAAGTTTCAATATATTCCAATTAATAGTAAGTAATAGAAGGATGACGGT from Camelina sativa cultivar DH55 chromosome 9, Cs, whole genome shotgun sequence encodes:
- the LOC104711293 gene encoding uncharacterized protein LOC104711293, with protein sequence MSSLIIVVLVLNLLHILFSTVSVRSDQSVLPIRSFKVRENATYDCVDINNQPGLGHRLLQNHTIQMKPSISRHELRNHIDNNKSYSSEIGCPDGTVPILRISNEYNTKAQLFGEKYFHPLTVKNPGTHFVGVWSSSGPYRGVEASYNGYTLYIEKDQVSYSVISMGSRLNNQVNSIQAGYIINPSFFGTRQLWTYGYFKGKDGKGCYNTACDGFIQVSRKIPIVQPININPGDSVWSRWSIHQDKATGNWWLTQLTKNAPNVDIGYWPKELFNILNDGANIVSVGGVVHAYLTGSSPPMGNGNFPVGSHKNSAMFTNIEVLDSKYRSHKMNYFPTKIFVDSPKCYDIKIGNVKSFHSKRLGFFFNYGGPGGKFCGV